One genomic region from Candidatus Hydrogenedentota bacterium encodes:
- a CDS encoding sulfatase: MNVTDSGEGKLMKRRAFLHMCAAGSAAAAISSRAGGGEAPLNRPNILFFFIDDQRYDTLGVAGNRMAKTPTIDNLARQGVRFKNAFVTTSICAASRASVFTGLVERTHGYTFGTPPIRKDHVDTSYPAMLRAAGYRTGFVGKFGVQIETRPEESMFDFFSERDRPYLRKQPDGTTRHIDEINMEHAVGFLDGCSAEQPFCLSISFSSTHAEDSDKENHYPCIEAVKGMFEDSIFPPPLLDSPEIFESQPAFLRESMNRERFFWRWDTPEKYQKNMRAYFRLLSGVDYMIAQILGKLEKQGLAENTVVIYASDNGYYMAERGFAGKWSHYEESLRVPLIVYDPRTPENLRGRVLDPMALNIDIPATMLDIAGVAAPERYQGRSLMPWVNGDSPGDWRTEFFCEHRMKNEKIPTWEGIHGQRYVYARYDGQTPPYEFLHDLEKDPYQLHNYARDEACAATLEEFRKRTDAAVKQYQEAP; the protein is encoded by the coding sequence TTGAACGTCACCGACAGCGGCGAGGGCAAACTCATGAAGCGGCGGGCATTCTTGCACATGTGCGCGGCAGGGAGCGCCGCGGCAGCGATCAGCAGCCGTGCGGGCGGGGGAGAGGCCCCCTTGAACCGGCCCAATATCCTCTTCTTCTTCATCGACGACCAGCGCTATGACACCTTGGGCGTGGCCGGCAACCGCATGGCGAAGACGCCCACCATCGACAACCTCGCGCGGCAGGGCGTTCGCTTCAAGAACGCCTTCGTGACCACCTCGATCTGCGCCGCGAGCCGGGCCTCCGTCTTTACGGGCCTCGTCGAGCGTACCCACGGCTATACTTTCGGGACTCCGCCCATTCGTAAGGACCATGTTGACACGAGCTACCCGGCGATGCTCCGCGCCGCGGGCTACCGTACCGGGTTCGTCGGGAAATTCGGCGTCCAGATCGAGACACGGCCTGAAGAGAGCATGTTCGACTTCTTCAGCGAACGCGACCGCCCCTATCTGCGCAAACAGCCCGACGGCACTACCCGTCACATCGACGAAATAAATATGGAACACGCCGTTGGTTTTCTCGATGGATGCTCGGCCGAACAACCCTTTTGCCTCTCCATAAGTTTCAGCTCCACCCATGCCGAGGACAGCGACAAAGAAAACCATTATCCCTGCATCGAAGCCGTTAAAGGCATGTTTGAAGACAGCATTTTTCCGCCGCCGCTCCTGGACAGCCCTGAGATTTTCGAAAGCCAGCCTGCGTTCCTGCGCGAATCCATGAACCGCGAACGTTTCTTCTGGCGATGGGACACCCCCGAGAAGTATCAGAAGAATATGCGGGCGTACTTCCGCCTGCTCAGCGGCGTGGACTATATGATCGCCCAGATCCTGGGCAAACTCGAGAAGCAGGGCCTTGCCGAGAACACCGTCGTTATCTATGCGTCCGACAACGGATACTACATGGCCGAACGAGGATTCGCGGGCAAGTGGTCCCACTACGAAGAGTCGCTCCGCGTGCCGTTGATCGTCTACGACCCCCGAACGCCTGAGAACCTGCGCGGACGTGTCCTCGACCCCATGGCGCTGAACATCGACATCCCGGCCACCATGCTCGATATCGCGGGGGTGGCCGCCCCGGAGCGGTACCAGGGCCGGAGCTTGATGCCATGGGTCAATGGCGATTCCCCCGGAGACTGGCGCACCGAGTTCTTCTGCGAACACCGGATGAAAAACGAGAAGATCCCCACCTGGGAAGGGATCCACGGACAGCGCTACGTCTACGCCCGCTACGATGGCCAGACCCCGCCTTACGAGTTCCTGCACGATCTCGAAAAAGACCCCTACCAGCTTCACAATTACGCCCGGGATGAAGCCTGCGCAGCCACTCTGGAGGAATTCCGCAAACGCACCGATGCCGCGGTGAAGCAATATCAGGAAGCCCCCTGA
- a CDS encoding GxxExxY protein, whose protein sequence is MADELTERIIGAAIEVHRLLGPGLLESIYEEALSHEMALRGIAHERQKTVDVFYKGIPIHGQRLDLVVEDSVVVELKSCAQVNPAVQAQILSYLRATGLHRGLLLNFGESRLVNGIRRFSL, encoded by the coding sequence ATGGCAGACGAACTCACGGAACGTATTATCGGGGCAGCTATAGAAGTGCACCGTCTTCTCGGTCCCGGGCTGCTGGAGAGCATTTACGAGGAGGCCTTGTCGCACGAGATGGCACTTCGCGGGATAGCGCACGAGCGACAAAAGACCGTGGATGTGTTCTACAAAGGCATCCCGATACACGGACAGCGGCTGGATCTCGTGGTTGAGGACTCTGTGGTTGTCGAGCTCAAATCTTGTGCACAGGTTAATCCCGCTGTGCAGGCCCAGATTCTCTCTTACCTGCGCGCCACGGGTCTGCATCGAGGATTGCTTCTCAATTTTGGAGAGTCTCGTCTGGTTAACGGGATCCGCCGATTCTCTTTGTAG